From the genome of Biomphalaria glabrata chromosome 1, xgBioGlab47.1, whole genome shotgun sequence, one region includes:
- the LOC106050811 gene encoding protein TRC8 homolog, with translation MSSFKKLFVVLGRLPLLFGVDSTLKGIFINVNLLDLMRHHTSTSRDYHELYSTENVMPDYVPSFLSLFLWSALLLTITLLLVILICSPIDSILEVYGCLLGFGLLAFSFQCNYGLVNRKEYLQLFHESSKNNATTNENQAATLVSTPSIIISILTQLFIVLSLDQICAVGLRKVCKDLVVRTDIALFISLSFPIFLHAFLDNTSDVYMWSPFISLILPLILLAIHSFSVISTLLSLIIPPVRDIKQHIREMGLDGVLLRVMEKANLVWLLRVFFFTKVSYSILVSKVLRECTSFENLTWSEVCEVFCLLALEVLHNMCETILSVMSMASIISVISGWCLRLIYHIVGAYDEEESLQPAVSGFLFVLLAMQTGITSITNEARLQLLFQNCVLLLVANQHFIQTVAADLLLKASSEDVVVKKHVRPMLPYLLFFSFPFIVVLRLWQYPFRLSWLLAISAFSLELIIKSIMSLSVYTLNMLHSHTQYFQETIEDCIFYVKAVCGSLEFICGIFLFLNGAYIFVFESGGIIRFVMMMIHLYCNIYQTAVKALATYRLRQSAWQKVNHLKAASQEQLDENNDICPICYQEMKEAVVIQCSHVFHKHCLQKWLFIQETCPLCHTDLREDAPAQSNNTQGGLAR, from the exons ATGTCAAGCTTTAAAAAACTGTTTGTTGTTCTTGGGAGATTACCATTACTGTTTGGTGTGGACAGTACTTTGAAGGGAATTTTTATCAATGTCAATCTACTGGACTTAATGAGACACCATACTTCAACTTCAAGAGATTACCACGAACTCTACTCTACTGAAAATGTGATGCCAGATTATGTGCCTAGCTTTCTTTCACTATTTTTATGGTCTGCATTGCTTCTTACCA tCACTCTTCTGTTGGTGATCTTAATTTGCAGTCCGATCGATTCAATCCTTGAAGTATACGGTTGTTTACTCGGCTTTGGTCTGCtagctttttcttttcaatgcaACTATGGCTTGGTGAACAGAAAAgaatatttacaactattccATGAGAGTAGCAAGAACAATGCtacaacaaatgaaaatcaagcCGCCACGCTGGTGTCCACTCCATCTATTATCATCAGCATTCTTACACAACTCTTCATTGTATTGTCTTTGGATCAGATATGCGCAGTAGGTTTGCGTAAAGTCTGTAAGGATCTTGTTGTCAGAACGGATATTGCTCTCTTTATTTCATTATCATTTCCAATTTTTTTACATGCTTTTCTAGACAACACTTCTGATGTTTATATGTGGTCCCCATTTATATCTCTTATTCTTCCACTAATTCTTCTAGCCATCCATTCCTTTTCTGTAATATCAACATTATTAAGTCTAATTATTCCTCCTGTTAGAGACATCAAACAGCATATCAGAGAAATGGGTTTGGATGGTGTTTTGCTCAGAGTTATGGAAAAAGCTAACCTGGTCTGGTTGTTGAGGGTGTTCTTTTTCACTAAAGTTTCTTATAGCATACTAGTGTCAAAAGTACTTAGAGAATGTACCTCTTTTGAAAATCTCACTTGGTCAGAAGTTTGTGAAGTCTTTTGTTTGCTTGCTTTGGAAGTGCTCCACAATATGTGTGAAACAATTCTTTCAGTCATGAGTATGGCTAGCATAATCAGTGTAATAAGTGGCTGGTGCTTACGGCTTATCTATCATATCGTTGGAGCCTATGATGAAGAAGAAAGTCTTCAACCAGCTGTTTCTGGTTTTCTCTTTGTTCTTCTAGCCATGCAGACAGGCATAACAAGTATTACTAATGAAGCCAGACTTCAGTTGCTTTTTCAAAATTGTGTGCTACTATTGGTAGCCAACCAACATTTTATCCAAACTGTTGCGGCAGATCTATTACTTAAAGCTAGTAGTGAAGATGTAGTGGTGAAAAAACATGTCCGACCTATGTTGCCTTATTtactgtttttttcttttccctttatAGTGGTGCTGCGTCTGTGGCAATATCCCTTTCGACTCTCCTGGTTGCTAGCTATATCTGCTTTTAGTTTAGAACTCATTATAAAGTCCATTATGAGTCTGTCTGTTTATACACTCAATATGCTTCATTCCCATACTCAGTATTTCCAAGAGACAATAGAGGACTGTATTTTTTATGTCAAAGCTGTGTGTGGAAGTTTAGAATTTATATGtggaatttttctttttctaaatggtgcttacatatttgtttttgaatCTGGAGGTATCATACGATTTGTTATGATGATGATTCACTTATACTGCAATATCTATCAAACTGCAGTTAAAGCCTTGGCTACATACAGGCTCAGGCAGTCTGCTTGGCAAAAAGTCAATCACCTGAAGGCTGCCAGCCAGGAACAGTTAGATGAGAACAATGATATTTGTCCAATTTGTTACCAGGAAATGAAAGAAGCTGTAGTAATTCAGTGTTCACATGTCTTCCACAAACACTGCCTGCAGAAATGGCTGTTCATTCAGGAAACCTGCCCACTGTGTCACACTGACCTGAGGGAAGATGCACCAGCACAATCAAACAACACCCAAGGTGGCCTTGCCAGATAA